A genomic segment from Deltaproteobacteria bacterium encodes:
- a CDS encoding (2Fe-2S)-binding protein translates to MDKKIKFRVNGTEHELEVPTNRLLVDMLRYDLGLTGTKEGCSVGVCGACTVLIDGEMVSSCLALAVFADGRDVTTVEGLAQDGELHPVQQSFIRYGGFQCGICTPGQVVAAKALLDQNPRPNEEEIKDWMMGNLCRCT, encoded by the coding sequence ATGGACAAGAAGATCAAGTTTCGCGTCAACGGGACGGAGCACGAGCTGGAGGTGCCCACCAACCGGCTCCTGGTGGACATGCTCCGCTACGACCTGGGCCTCACGGGAACCAAGGAAGGGTGCAGCGTGGGCGTGTGCGGCGCGTGCACGGTGCTTATCGACGGCGAGATGGTGAGTTCGTGCCTGGCCTTGGCGGTGTTCGCGGACGGCCGTGACGTCACCACGGTGGAGGGGCTGGCCCAGGACGGCGAGCTTCACCCGGTGCAGCAGAGCTTCATCCGCTACGGCGGCTTCCAGTGCGGCATCTGCACGCCCGGCCAGGTGGTGGCGGCCAAGGCGCTGCTGGACCAGAACCCCCGGCCCAACGAAGAAGAGATCAAGGACTGGATGATGGGCAACCTGTGCCGCTGCACC
- the holA gene encoding DNA polymerase III subunit delta, whose translation MAQDLEALLQALRDGKGPAIMLLHGDEYRVRGASRAILEHLAPGSGTSLAVSRFDARASSWGDIEAALMTPSLFAPACTVVAESVPWFAPPERRGDPGEETAPASARPKAEEPDRIAQLLERGLPHGARLLLLAPQADKRGRAYKQLSREGCVLDLSVERDRSGRIRRESLAAFLDQHLRRARKRIETDAREMVLSRCGNELWIVHQEIEKLILYAGDADTVVAADVEEIFADQSESWVFDLTDALGQRDALRALSFLRRLMAGGEYPLMMLGAIAGHVRRLLSARQLLDHELAAVWRRHMSYAEFQKQVPPDTEGLPTKSPYANYLTLQRAEKFTLPELKAFLRLLQDTDARLKSSGHQPQAAMERLVLEMCRP comes from the coding sequence ATGGCGCAAGACCTCGAAGCGCTGCTGCAGGCCCTTCGCGACGGCAAGGGGCCGGCGATCATGCTGCTTCACGGAGACGAGTATCGTGTCCGGGGGGCGAGCCGCGCGATCCTGGAGCACCTCGCTCCCGGCTCCGGCACGAGCCTCGCCGTCTCCCGGTTCGACGCCCGCGCCTCCTCGTGGGGTGACATCGAGGCCGCCCTCATGACCCCGTCGCTCTTCGCCCCGGCCTGCACGGTGGTGGCGGAGTCGGTTCCCTGGTTCGCTCCTCCCGAGCGCAGGGGAGACCCCGGGGAAGAGACGGCTCCCGCTTCCGCCAGGCCCAAGGCCGAGGAGCCGGACCGGATCGCGCAGCTCCTCGAACGCGGCCTGCCCCACGGCGCGCGCCTGCTGCTGCTGGCCCCCCAGGCGGACAAGCGCGGGCGCGCCTACAAGCAGTTGAGCCGCGAGGGGTGCGTCCTCGACCTGTCGGTGGAACGCGACCGCAGCGGACGCATCCGCCGGGAGTCGCTGGCCGCGTTTCTCGATCAGCATCTGCGGAGGGCGCGCAAGCGCATCGAGACGGACGCTCGCGAGATGGTGTTGTCGCGGTGCGGCAACGAGCTCTGGATCGTCCACCAGGAAATCGAGAAGCTGATCCTCTACGCCGGCGACGCGGATACGGTGGTCGCCGCCGACGTCGAGGAGATCTTCGCGGACCAGTCGGAGAGCTGGGTGTTCGACCTCACCGACGCGCTGGGGCAGCGGGACGCGCTCCGCGCCCTGAGCTTTCTGCGCCGTCTCATGGCCGGCGGCGAGTACCCGCTGATGATGCTCGGGGCCATCGCGGGCCATGTGCGCCGCCTTCTGAGCGCGCGCCAGCTCCTCGACCACGAGCTGGCCGCGGTCTGGCGACGGCACATGTCCTACGCGGAGTTCCAGAAGCAGGTCCCACCCGACACTGAAGGTCTTCCCACCAAGAGCCCCTACGCCAACTACCTGACGTTGCAGCGCGCGGAGAAGTTCACCCTGCCCGAGCTAAAGGCCTTTCTCCGGCTGCTCCAGGACACCGACGCCCGCCTCAAGTCCTCCGGCCACCAGCCCCAGGCCGCCATGGAGAGACTGGTCCTGGAGATGTGCCGGCCGTAG
- a CDS encoding fumarylacetoacetate hydrolase family protein: MRFVTYNFQSKAHLGLMNGDDQIIDLQEVAKRYLPGDTAAYLGSMQSFIEAGGKAVNTARKAARYVEDLDTKGIRRLAQAGILVKRNRIRLLSPIPAPRKNVICLGVNYQEHIDEGVRARGVQLNTPEVPVFFTKPATAVIGDQGKVLAHPVTSRIDWEVELAVVIGRKGRNIPAAKANDYIFGYTVCLDMTARDLQRRHLQWWKGKSLDTFCPLGPSIVHKSTMPDPKNVRLQCRVNGETMQDGNTRDMIFDIPTTIEHLSAGLTLEPGDIISTGTPSGVGFARTPPIFLNVGDKVEGEVEGIGVLEVKIAAAR, from the coding sequence ATGCGTTTCGTGACATACAACTTTCAGAGCAAGGCCCACTTGGGCTTGATGAACGGAGACGATCAGATCATCGATCTCCAGGAGGTCGCCAAACGCTACCTTCCCGGCGACACCGCCGCCTATCTGGGCAGCATGCAGTCGTTCATCGAGGCGGGCGGCAAAGCCGTCAATACCGCCAGGAAGGCCGCCCGCTACGTCGAGGACCTCGATACGAAGGGTATCCGGCGGCTGGCCCAGGCCGGGATCCTGGTGAAGCGCAACCGCATAAGGTTGCTGTCGCCGATCCCCGCGCCGCGGAAGAACGTCATCTGCCTGGGAGTCAACTACCAGGAGCATATCGACGAGGGCGTGCGGGCACGCGGCGTCCAGCTCAACACGCCCGAGGTGCCGGTGTTCTTCACCAAGCCGGCCACCGCGGTCATCGGCGACCAGGGCAAGGTGCTCGCGCATCCCGTCACCAGCAGGATCGACTGGGAAGTGGAGCTGGCCGTGGTGATCGGCCGCAAGGGCCGGAACATCCCCGCCGCCAAGGCCAACGACTACATCTTCGGCTACACCGTGTGCCTGGACATGACCGCCCGGGACCTGCAGCGCCGCCACCTCCAGTGGTGGAAGGGCAAGTCCCTGGACACCTTCTGCCCGCTGGGGCCCAGCATCGTGCACAAGAGCACCATGCCCGATCCCAAGAACGTCCGGCTCCAGTGCCGCGTGAACGGCGAGACCATGCAGGACGGCAACACGCGGGACATGATCTTCGACATCCCCACGACCATCGAGCACCTGTCCGCCGGCCTCACCCTGGAACCCGGCGACATCATCAGCACGGGAACGCCGTCCGGCGTGGGCTTCGCCCGGACTCCACCCATCTTCCTCAATGTCGGCGACAAGGTGGAAGGCGAGGTGGAGGGCATCGGCGTGCTGGAGGTGAAGATCGCGGCCGCGCGCTAG
- the thiS gene encoding sulfur carrier protein ThiS — protein sequence MVIQVNGKDSEVAADISVAQLLEHLEIRPGRVVVELNAEVVSREAHGETQLKEGDEVEIVHFVGGG from the coding sequence GTGGTCATCCAAGTCAACGGCAAGGACAGCGAAGTCGCGGCCGACATCAGCGTCGCACAACTCCTGGAGCACCTGGAGATCCGGCCCGGACGCGTGGTGGTGGAACTCAACGCCGAGGTTGTTTCACGAGAGGCGCACGGCGAGACGCAACTGAAGGAAGGCGACGAGGTGGAGATCGTCCACTTCGTCGGCGGCGGATAG